AATCGGCCCACGATAGAACGCTGCCGGGCCTTGCTCGGCAATTTGTCGATAGCTCTTGGCGAGGTTCGGATTGCGGAAGACTTCACCGACAGCTGGGGCCCGCTCGCCATCGATCAAGTAGGTCGCGGTCGAATCGGGCCAATCGCGCAAACTCGGCACGCTCGACTTCCAACCGCCCGCGATCACTTCGGAAACAGGAAAGCCTTCCTCAGCGGTCGCAATCGCCGCCTGCAGATTCTCAGCCAACGTCTGGTTGCCAAACTTGCCGCGCAACTCTTCCCAGCCATGCACGCAGCCCGGTACCGACCAGGACAAGACTCCGTCGCTGGGAATCTCGCTCAGACCTTTATCGGCGAACGTCTTGCGCGAGATGTTATACGGACTTCGCCCACTCGCATTCAGCCCGTACAACTTCTGGGTCTTGTTATCCCAATAGATGACGAACAAATCTCCACCAATGCCGCAACTCATCGGCTCCACAACGCCGAGCATCGCATTGGTCGCAATTGCCGCATCCGCTGCCGTGCCCCCGGCCTTGAGCACATCGAGCCCCGCTTGAGCGGCCAGCGGATGACTCGTTGCCACCATCCCGTGCCTGGCCATCACGACCGAGCGGCTCTGGTTGCGCATCGCCCCGGAACGTTCATATCCCGCCTGCGGCGATTGAGCGTCAGCAGCAGCCGTCATGAACAAGACTCCGCACAGAACGAAGAAGCGATGCATGGCAGGTGCCTCTTTGCCCGACGCCTTGGCGAAGGGAAGTCACAAGCGAGTTGTCTTAGAAAATTCCCAACTGATCGCGAGCATCTTCGGTCATGCGATCGGGGCTCCACGGCGGATCGAGCACGATTTTTACTTCCACTTCACCCACGCCTTCCACCGCCGTCAACACTTGTTTGCTATTGGCAATCATCTGCGGCCCGGCGGGGCACATCGGGCTGGTCATTGTCATGTCGATCGAAATATTCGTCTTCGCTTCCGGAGTTTCCGCCAGCGTGACGTTGTAGATCAAACCCAGGTCGATGATGTTCACGAAAAGTTCGGGATCAATCACCTTCTTCAATTCTTCGCGGACTACTTCTTCGCTAACTGCCATCGCACCACCTCTAAAAAATGAAAGCTCTCATTCGCATTATGGCCCACATTGGCGGTTCAGAACAGGAGCATTGGTCGCACATCCTTTACACGCCCTTCATCACTGCTTCTCATTCGACAGCGCCAATAATCGGCGATCGTTTCCCCCACCCCCAAACCTGCCACAGGGTGTGCCAGAATCATGTTCGGCCGACTTTACTCGCATCCACACGCCCTAACGGTGTGCCTTTCCACATTCCTCCTCGTCAGTTCGGCAGCCTGCACCCAGGAGGACTTGGATGCCGCCAAGGAACAATTGAAGAACGTGCAGCAAACGGTGGCCAAAGTGACTCCCCTGGCGGAAACGGGCGTAAACTTAGGACCGCAACCAGCGATCAAGACCGAAGATTGCTTCGCAAAATTCATCCCTGGCGATAGCCAGCGCTCGAGCGTCTTGCAACTCACCAGCTATAAAAGCCCCACCGCGGAAGACTATCCCGCGGTATTTTTTCGAGCCACGCTGACAGCGACCAACAGAGCTCAGTTGGCCGATCAATCGATCGCCGGTGAACTGTACGTGCAAACGGTGAAGGGCGGGCCGCTGTGGTCGACGGCGTGGGAGAAACCACCCCAATTCAAGGTCTCGGCCGTTGGTGAGTGGTCGATTACCATCGACGTCCAAAACATCGAGATGTCGCAGGTCGATCAGGATGCCAAGGCGACATTCTCGGGCCAACTGGTGGGAGCCTGGAAATGAAGCTTGTGGCCCTTTCGGTGTTAATCTGGCTGGCGTTCGGTTGTGCCGGGGGAACTGCCTCGGCACACACATCAACCGCCAACCCTGAGGAACTGCTCGAGACATTGCCGGTGGGCGAGGGGCCCGCCTTGCGCGCCCAGGCTCAAGCCAGACTGACGCGCGCTGGCACATTGCTCGCAGCTGCCGAGAACAAAATTGCCAGCGGGAGCATGACCAGAGCCACGATTGTCGACGTGGCCAATGCCGCCAGCGAATTCTCTCTCCTCGGGCATGCGGCCGAGCGATTGACGGTCATCGGCGAAGCCGCCGGCAGCGATTTGCAGCAGCGCCTCATTGCGATGGCAACGCGCATCAAGGCCGCTGCCCGGCAGGCTCAACAAAATCCCGACTTTCGCGCAGAGATCTTGCAGCAAGAGCTTGATGCTATCGTGCGTGCGCAGGAAGTGCGCTTTCCTTTTTACCGCAAGCAGATCGAAGCGGGCAATCGGGTTGCCATCGAAAGCACCTTGATTCAGCTTTTATCGGAAGTACACCGCCGGGCAGTTTTTCTCGAAACCGAAACCGGCCGCTTCTATCAGCCCTTTCGCAAATTGCTCAACGAGTTTCAGCCTGCGTTGCACGCGGCCCGCTGGCAGGAACATAGCGCGGCAGTCCAATCGTTCGCTGCCCCACCTCGCCTTGATAAAGTTGCCGAAGCACTAAATAAATGCGCCCAGGATTTACAGACGGGACCGTGCCTTTGGAATGGAAAAGAATGCACAGCCCTCGAATTGATTGACTGCCTGGCGGAGGACTTGCGCCGACTGCAGTTGGCTGCTCTCCGCACTCGCGGCTGGCAATTGGCGGCCATTCCGCCGGACCTTGCTGCGGAGCCTCAAACCCCGGCGATTGAAGGCAACCACGCCGAACTGATGGCGCAAGTCGAGCCCCTCGTTCTCAACATCGTCAAGCTAAGTGCCTCCCGAGCTACTCCCGAGGCTGCAGAGGCAGAGTATCGTGCCTGGCTGACCACACTCAGCAAGCTGGGCATTGGACAATGGGACGAAAAGACGATCGACAGTTTTCAAGCTGCCCTGGAACCGCTGGTGAACCGTTCGCGTGAGATGCAAAAGCAGGTTGCTCACTACCGAGAGGCAACTGATGATTACCTCCGCTGGCGACAACGACTCACGCTCTCCCAGGCTGCGAAGTTACACAAGACTTGCCCCCCGTTAATTAACGCGATTACTCCAGTGGCACGTGCCCACGATGGAAAGCTTTACCTTATCGGCGAGCGTTCTTCGCTCGAAGTTGCCAGCGTCCTCTCTTCAATCGCCGATGTTTGCCGCGAGTTCAACGCCAAACTAGTCGACCAACCAGTGTCCGCACCTCGCGTTTTCGCACCCCCAGGGAGTAACTGGGGAGCAAGTCGCTACGAAGGACGAGTTCATGCTTCAGTGCCACTCCCTCTGGCACCTGAATTAGCTCAGCAGACCTCTCGGTTGCGCGAGCGGCTACTCTGTCCACCCGGGGCACAGCCTCTTTCGCTGCGCGGTTCGCTCTGCCTGTTGGCGGCGGAGACGGGTTACTATCAACACGTTGGCGGCAAGATACGCGAAATCCGCGTGTTACCGCTCAGCTTGGGCTATGTCCATTTTTGGGACCACCAGGCAGGTCTCGCGCCCTGCAGTCGCCTGCCCAAGGAACCCGTTCATCTCAAACTGCACAACCACGTCATGCTCGATGTCCGACTGGAACCGACCTGGATTCAGCACGAAGCGTTTCTCATTTCACTGACTGCAACTGCGCCTTCGCCGTAAACCGCGCCGCAATCTTTTGCACTCCGTCATAGACTGCCCAACTGCTGAAAAAGCCAAAGAACAGCACCGTCCAGCCCAAGATCGCCAATCGCCACCGAGGAATGCGAATATCGGCGGGCAAGCAGCGCGAGTTCATAAACACCAGCAGCATGGCATACAAGAACATCACGCCGCCATTCATCGCCGCGGTAAGTTGAAACAACGCCAGCGCACCGATCTTTAGTCCCACGTACTCCAGCAGCAGGATTCCGGTTGCGAGCAGTATTTCGCCCCACAAGAACCAGAAGTAGAGCCGCCCTTCGCTCCAGCGCTTGCTCTCACGCAGCCAGGCGATCTTCACCAGGTCGGTCGAAATTCGACTGCTGGCATCGAGGACTCCGAACTCCGTGGTGAATAGAATCGCCACCCCCATGACAAGAAACACAAATTTGGCAGCTGGCCCCACGATCTCACCCAGTCGCAAGGCCTCGGCCCACACAAAGCCGAGTCCCTCTTTGTAGAGCTTGGGGTCGACCTGCAACTCACCCGCTGCGTCGTAAAACACGATATAGCTGATGAGCGTCAGCAGTGTGAGGCAAATAATGCACGTCAGCAGGAATGAGACGAAATGTTCCCAGCAGGCAGATCGCCACCATTGCCGCCAGCGCGTCATGTTCTCGGGCGTGTGCGGAAAATGAAACCCTGTTTCGCTGCTTGCTTCTTCGTTGCCAGTGAACGGGTTGGTCAGACGGCCGATGTGCGCCCCCATGCCGTAACCCTTGTCCTTGATGTAATTCGCTTGCGCGAGGTTCATCGTTCCACCCGCACCGGCAAATGCGAGCGCGCCCAGCAAGGCCATTGGCGTTAGTGACTCATCGAACGTGGGCAACATTTGCGGCCAGCCCAGGGTGGCAACCGAAGTAACTTGTGTCACCACTGCATCGGGCCGCAAACAAATGAGCCAACCGGCCAGGCCAATGACGATCACCAGAATCAGGGCGACCAGTGCGAGCTGGATCTTCTCGACTGTTTCATAAATGACTGGGCCAGATGTCAAAATAATGCCGCAGCCCAGGATTGTGACAATCGCGATCGCGTTGTCATAAGGACCAGGAATGATCGCGCCGCTCGAATCGAACGTCGGCCCGAACACCAACCAGCCCAGCAATTGCGCACAGCCTTGGGCCCACGCGGGTATCATCCAGGGAATGATGTTGAGCATCAGGAACACGGGCGCAACGAATCGATGCATTCGCTGCATGCCAATTAGCGTTGTCTCGCCGGTGGCAAGCGTCCAGCGCATGATCTCCAGGTTCAAAAAGTATTGCGTCACCACTGCGAGCAGGCAGGCCCAGAAAAATACGAACCGGCTCTTGAACGTGATGAACGGCCACAGCACGAACTCGCCGCTGCCCAGCGCCAGTCCCGCCAGAATCACGCTGGGCCCAATCATTCTGAGAATCGGCAGCGCTGCAGGAAGGTCTCGCCACCGCAGCGGCGGCAACACCCCAGCTGGAATCACACTATCGGGCACGGGCTGATCGACATTGCTCATCGTGACAACGCATTGCTGGAGAGGAATGGAACAAGCGTGCCGGCATTGTAGGGGAAGCGGAGCGGGGGCGGTGCCACGAACGGAATGAGGGGAGCAATCAGAGAAGGCTAAGCGCCAAAACGGTCGCCGGGCTTTACCGGATAGCCACGCAGAAACTCGCTGATTTGCAGCACTCGTTTACCCGCAGGTTGCAGGGCATCGATCGCGAGACGCCCCTCGCCGGTAGCGATCACCAGTTGTTGGCCGTCGCTGCTGACGACAGTCCCCGCTTCAGCACCAGCTGGTTCAGTCAGGATAGTTACCCGGTCGATAATTACGCGCAGCGGTTCGCCCGCCGCTCGGAGCCAATGAGTATAGGTGGTTGGCCACGGCTTGAGCGCCCGCACTTGCCGCTGAATGAACGCCGCGGACTTCGTCCAATCGATTTGACCATCGGTTTTGGCAAGTCGAGGTGCCTTGGTGATCAACTCGGCTGGTTGACGACTGCCGATTGGTGAGAAGCGATCCCACTTCGCCAATTGGTCGATGGAGTTGAGTACCGCCCCGACACCCATCTCGCTCAGTCGTTTCTCGAGTTCCGGTGCGGTCTCTTCGCTGCCGATGGGAGTGCGGCAGACGACCAGGCAAGGTCCGCCATCGAGCCGGGGCGTCATGTGAATGACCGTGATTCCCGTCTCTTCTTCACCGGCCAGAATCGCCCAATTAATCGGCGCAGCGCCGCGAAATTTTGGCAATAGCGAGGCGTGCAAATTAATGCCCCCCAGCGGGGCTAAGCCAAGGGCCGAGCGCGAGAGGATTTGCCCGTAATCGCAAACCACAAACAAGTCGGCATTCCACTCGCTCAGCTGAGCTTTCGCCTCATCCGTATTGATGCTGTCCGGTGCATAGATCGTCAGCCCGCGCTCTTCGGCCAGATCGCGCATGGGGTTCAAGCTGGCCTTCTCACGCCCTTTGGCCTGCGGCGTGGGGCGAGTGACAAGTGCCAGGACTTCGTGCGGCGAATCGAGCAGCGCGCGGAACGTGGGGACGGCAAACGGGCCGGTTCCCATCATGAGCAAACGCATGGAGGTCTTCTTTCCGCTCAGCAGTATTTCTGTTCCCACTCAGCTCGTTCCGCCGCGAGCACTTCGTCGCTGCGAATGTTGCCGGTCGACCGCTGACTGTTGAAGAGCATTTCGAATTCCAGCAGCTCTTCCAGGGCATCGGCTTTTGCGCCGGCACTCATGCGGTCGGTGAATAGTACCCCGTCGAGATGGTCGACTTCGTGCTGCACGCAGCGAGCCAATAGATCGGTCGCGGCAATGTCGATTTCTTTGCCATCGAGCCCATACGCAGTGATTCGCACGGTCTTCGGTCGAACAACCGGACCGTACAAGCCCGGCAAACTCAGGCAGCCCTCTTCGGCCTCGGCCGATCCCTTGGGCGCACTGATCACCGGGTTGATGAAAACCAATTCGCGCCCCTTCTCGGGATCGGATTCAAGGTTCATCACGAACAGTCGAAGCGGCAGATTCACCTGGTTCGCGGCCAGTCCAATTCCCTTGGCCTCGTACATGAGGGCGAACATCTCGCGAATCATCTGCTTGAGTTCAGCATCGACGCGGCGAATCGGCTTCGAGACGTGCCGGAGGGTGGGATGGGGGTACGCGATGATCTGCACGACTGGGTCCTGGCAGTGCTGGCGAGCAAGTAAACCATGATTATAGGAAATTGGGGCGGAATACGGGAGGAGGAGAGGCGGAAGTTTGGAGTTTGAACTCGTCAACTTGAAGCCTTCCTCGCTCCACTAACTTCCGCAGCTTCACCCTCCCGCAGGGTCGCTCCCAAGTTCCTGACTGAACCAGCCGATATCAATGACTGGTACGGTAATGTGCAACCAGGGAAGGCTGCCATGGATAACGCTCAATTTCTCGAAACGGCCCAGCAATTCGCGAACACGTTTTTGACCTGGATCGGCTTCGGTACCATCGTCGGGCTGCTGGCCAAGGCGATCATGCCGGGTAAAGATCCGGGCGGTGCTGTCGCCACGCTGGCAATGGGAATTGGCGGCACGGTTATCGGCTGCGGCATTCTCGCCTTCGTACAAGGGACGCGTGTCACGCCGATCAGCCCGATCGGATTCTGTGTGGCCACCGGTGGTGCCTTTATCATCCTGTTCTTCTACAAACTGCTAGGGGGCTATTGGTTTGTCGAAGGCGAAGGGCCGATCAAGCGACGCCCGGCGCGCATTGCTCCTCGCCGCCGCGCGGCAGTCGTCTATGAAGACGATTAATGCCACTTAGAGCGGCTTGACGCGAATGAGATTCCACTTCAGGCCGGTATCGCCCGCAGCTTTGACATAGATGCTTTGCGACCAATCTTGCCAGCGATACTGTACACCGTCGGTGTTGGGACGCAGTCGCAATTTGGGCGAGCGGTAATCGAAGCCATATCGCAGACGCATCCACTCGGGAAAACTCGTCACGGTCGAGGCGAGCGGCGGTTCGCGATACTGAAACTGAAAACTGAGCCGCTCAATATCCCACCAGGTATCGCTCAGATCCCAGTTATCTCGACCGCGCCCCAAGAACTTATTCGTCAGCAGGCGACCGGTGAAATCCAGCGTTTGATCTTCGCCTGCATACGTCAATTCAAAGTCATCCCAGACAATTGCCAGCCCACGAATCGTGGCGCTGCTAGTCCCTAAGAGATGCAGATCATCACCGGCCAGAATCGTCGGCAATTGATAGTTCGTGCTGTTCCCTTCGAGCCCTGGCAAGTTACGGCCGACAAGATTCACGTTCGAACCCGAAATGCGCACTTCTGCCGATGAATCGCCAGCTAAGAGCGTACCCGTTAGCGACACGTTACTGCCCAAGGTGAGTTGCCCTTCGGAGCGAAACACACCCAGCGGATTCGTCACCGGATCGGCAGAGAGCGTGAGATTGCTCGGGCTGCTGCCGTATGTCGCATTGAGCGAAGTGATCGTGTAATTCTTCCCGCCCGGATAAAGCTGATACGACGAAACCGTGCCCGGACGAGTTAAGGGCGCGGCAGTGCTCGCCGATGAGTTGGTCACACCAAGTCCCAAGCTGCTCGTCACACTGTTCACGACATCGGCAAGTTGAGAAGTAGTACCCAGCGTAACATTGCCGCCAAGCGGTCGATTATCCGCACCCGTTGTGAGCCGCAATTGATTCAGGTCGGATAAGTACCGATCGCGGGTGGCAAGCGTTGCCGGATAGTTCGTGCACAATCGGAGACGGCCGAGAAACGTCGTCGTTCCCTCGATTCGCATAGGAAAATTGAGGTGGGCGTCGCTCGTACTCCATTGATAGACGGTGGGACTCAGATACGAGTTCCAACTCGACGGATTGCTGTTGCGTAAAGCCCGCCGCACCAATTGCACCACGGCTTGCAGCCGATAAGTCGTTTGCAACGTGGGCTGCTGCGGGTCGGTGGCAGTGCCGGTCGACGTAATGGTGACGCGAAACGGATACTCAGCGTATTGCGAGTCGGTGGAAGTTAGCTCCGGATCGCCGGTCGCGTATTCCACCAGGTAGCTAGTGTTGGCATCGACGTTCGCCGACAACTGACTGGTCACGCCGGGCCAGGCATCTTCGTGCATCTTGCGCAGCGCGGTTGCGAGCCCCGCCTCGGCGGCCAACCTGGCATCCAATTGCCGTGTTCCATTGCGAGCAATCAGGCTGGCAGTCGCCTGGGTACGCAGCAAGGCATACGACAGTGCTAAGGTGACCGTGAGCAATCCCAGCACCACGATCACGGCAATTCCCGCGCGACGGCCCACGACTCGCTTAGCTTTTTGGTTTCGGCACATGTTAGCGGCTCACCTGAAAGCTATAGGAGCCACTGCCGAAGAATGGCAACACATGCCCACTCGTCGTGACGCCATCGCTGGCATCAACTTGCAATTCAATTTGACAGGCGATCGCGCGCGTGCCGGTCGTACTGCCGTAGCGGTCGAGGGGCCACTCGAGATCGTCCCACGCGGTCGTTCCCGCGCGATAGGCCGTCCACTGCGCATCGGGAGGTCCAGCCAAGATGAGAAAGCGAAGCGCCCCGCGCGTGCTTTGGCCGACAGCTGGCAGGGCCGTATGCAGTCGCGTGGTGATGACCGTGCGAGTTGCTGTGTTGCTCGTTTTCAACTGTGTGACCAGCGTGTTCCAAGCAGTAGTTGAAGTGGCAGCTGGTGCCGTCGCCGTATTCGTAGTGTCGCGAATCTCAAGCAGTTCATTCGGAGCGGATGGATTGTAGGTGTACAGCAACAGTTCATTCACTCGGGGCAAACCAGTCGGAGCCATGGCGGTGGCGAGAGGCTTCCAGACAACGAGCGTATCGGGAAAGGCCGAGCCGCTGACGGTTGTGGCAAACACACGACAACCCGGGAACTGCTCGTTGGCAGTACAGGTCGATAGATTGCGCTCGATGCGCGACAGCGTTACGCGCGCATGCTGGGCCGCCTGCGTTTGCCCGCTGCAGTAGGAATTCGACGAGCGAACGGCCGTCGCCACGCTGCCGAGCGAACCTGCGATAAGAATTAGAATCGTCATCGAAGCCAATAACTCTGGCAACGATAGACCGCGGCGTGGCGATCCCTTCCGTGGGATAGGCATCCTGCCTGTCATGTTCCTTCCCAAGAGTCCACAGGCTGGAGGCCGATGCCACGAAGCCTTAGCTGGGCGGAGGCAAGTACGCATAGACGCGTCTCCGCTTGGCTAAAAGAATGACCCGGCCGTCGACATGGACGTATTCGATTGTCACTTCGAACGCGCGATAGTAGCTGGTGCTCGAACCGGTCAAGCGCACCGAATGATCGGTGGCACTGACAAAGTAGATCTCGACCTTCTGTCGCCAATTGGTGAAATAGCTGCTGGGAACACGAAAATTGCTGTTGCGCAAACTCCCGCTGTCGTTGCCGGTCCCGAGTGCTTCGCCCCAGATTCCCTCGGCTGGTTTGACAGAAAAATTCTTGTAGTCGTCGAGATCGTTGTAGCGCTCGCGGCCACTGCCGGAAGTTTCATACGCAGACGGCCCGCTGATCGACAGCGGGGTGTCACCCACCGCCATGAACCGCTTCAACGCCATTTCGTTCAGCAGCTGGTTCGCCATGCCGTCCGCAATCATGCGGTCGACGGCATCGCCGGTGGAACTCAAGCAGCTTTCAATCGCCAGCAGCATCACGCTGCCAGCGAGCGTGGTAATCGTCAAGGCGACGAGAGCTTCAACGAGTGAGAATCCAGAGCGTTGCCAGCCTAGACGATGTGAGCGAGGGCCAGGCGACCCGAGTTGGAGTGCAGACATGTCGTTCGCTCCTCCGCTCGTTCCCCGTCTCTGAGGTGTGCAAGAATCGGCGAGTAAGTCGCCACGGGAAAATAAAAAGCACGGCGGGGTCCCCTCTAGCTCCAAGCTATCCCCGCCGTGCCCAGAACCAACGCCCCTCCCCGAGGCGCGGTTGCACCAAACCCTAGGTCAAATGGGAACGCTGTCAAATCTGGAAGTGGCAAGCTCCCTCACTGCCCCGATTTCGGCCCACCTGTAGCGGTTGTATCGACTGCCAGCCCCCAAAGTGCTCCTCACGCATCGGCCGGAAAGCGCTCCAGCTGACGCCGCGTGAAGCCCGCCCCGAGTTAACTCGCCTGGAAGGCTGCGGGCAGTGGCACTAGAATCACCAGCGTTCGCGCCGCTTCCCTCATGCTGCGAGTCTCCCTGTGCTGCATCGTCTTGCTTTGCTTCTCTGGCTGCTGCCAGTTCTTGTGCTGTTAACAACTAGCGGCTGCAGCCGCTCTGCCCCATCGAACGAAACACTCATCTACGCGCAGGCCAGCGATCCCAAGACGCTCGATCCGGCCAATACCGACATCGCCGAATCGGTGCACGTCATCACCAACGTCTTCGATACACTCGTCACCTACGATGACCTGCGGGCCGAGCTCGTCCCGTCGCTGGCCGAAAGGTGGAACATCAGCGACGACGGCAAGACTTGGACCTTCACGCTGCGCGATGATGTGATCTTTCACGACGGCACCCAGTTTGATTCAGCTGCAGTGAAAACTACCTTCGAGCGATTGACCGCCAAGGAGCATCCGCTGCTGTTCGATCAAGCCCGGCCCTATCAATCGGCCTATGCCATGATTGAAAAGATCGATACGCCTGATGCGCGAACAGTCGTGTTTCAACTGAAGAGTCCTAGCGCGATTTTTCTGACGAACCTGGCGATGTTCCCAGCGAGCATCGTTTCGCCCACGGCACTTAAGGCAAAGGGTAAAGAGTTTGCTGATGCACCTGTGGGAACCGGCCCGTTTCGAGTGGTGAAATGGAATCGCGATCAACAGCTGGTGCTGCAAAGCTTCGACAAGCATTGGCGCGGCGCTCCAGCGATCAAGAACTTGATCATCGTGCCGGTGAAGGACAACACCACGCGCATTCAACGACTCATGCGCGGCGAAGTGCAACTGGTCGATAGCCTCGCGCCGCAAGATTACGACGCGGTGAAAAAGACCCCGCTGGTGCTACTCGAACAGACGGGGATGAATGTTTCGTACTTGACCATGCAAATGGACAAACCACCGCTCAATCAGTTGAAAGTGAGACAAGCGATTGCCTTGGCAATCGACAAACCCACGCTGATGAAGATCGGCTTCGATGGTCACGCCGAGCCCGCCGTCAGCATGGTTCCGCCCGGCATGTGGGGGCACGATCCGAGCCTCGTCGATCACCCGTTCGATGTTGCCAAAGCGAAAGAGCTAATGCAAGAAGCGGCAAAGGAAGGGAACTTCACGCTTCCCATTCAACTGAATCTGTCGGTGATGAGCCAGGCTCGTCCTTACTTGCCGCAGCCCACATCGATGGCGGGATTCCTGAAGGATTCGCTGCGCGAGATTGGGATCGAAGTCACCGTCACCGGCCGCGATGTGAACGAACACTTCGCGCACTTGATGGCCGGACGGCATGAGTTGGGCCTCGCCGGCTGGAGCAGTGACAACAGCGACCCGGACAACTTTCTCTATCAACTGCTCGATCCCGACAACATCAGCGAAAACGGCAACAACCTCAGCCGCTTTCGCGATCCGAAGTTTCATGAACTGCTGCTGGCTGGGCAAGTCGAAATGAATCTTGCCAAGCGGTTGCCCCTCTACCACGAGGCGCAGGCGATCGCCCTGCGCGAATTGCCCGTCGTCCCCCTGGCCCACACGCAACTGCGCGCGGTACACGCTCCGCGCCTGACGGGTTTCAACTTGCATCCCACCGGATTGATTCGCTTAGGGAAGGCGAAACTCACGAGCGAGCAGCCGGAAACGAAGCCCGGGGCCTCACCGTGATTCGCTACCTCGGTTGGCGCTTGCTGCACGCCATCGTCACTGTTGTGGTGGCAGTTTCGCTCGTCTTCATCGCTGTCCGTCTGCTCCCCGGCAATCCACTCCTCGCGCGGTTTGGTCAACATCCCGACCTGAAACAGATCGAGCAATTGCGGGCGCAGTATGGCTGGGACCAGCCCATTTACATTCAGCTGGGTCAGTTCTTTTGGCAGGTGTTGAAGACTGGCGACCTGGGGAACTCCCTGGCCCGCAGTCACGTGAGTGTGAACCGCGAACTGCTGCAGCGAATTCCCGCGACCGTGGAACTAACCATGGCCGCTTGCCTGATCGCCTTTCCGCTGGGCATCACTGCGGGAGTCGCCGCAGCGGTCTGGCGCAATCGCTGGCCCGATTGGCTCTGCACGGCGGGTTCACTCGTCGGCGTTAGTGTGCCGGTCTTTTTTCTCGGCATCTGTTTGCGACTGATTTTCTCAGGGCTCCCCACTTCGCAGCGTTTGCCGGCGGACGTGTTCGATTTTGAACCGCTCACTGGACTGTTTTTGATCGATACGCTGCTGCGCGGCCGCCCCGAACTTTGGCTAGCTGCCGTGCAGCACTTAATTCTCCCAGCCATGGCTCTGGCCACAATTCCCGCGGCCATCATTGCCCGCATCACCCGCGCTGCGATGCTCGATGTCCTTGCGGCTGACTACCTGCGCACCGCCCGCGCCAAAGGCTGTAGCTTGTGGCGCAGTGTCTGGCGACACGCCCTGCCGAATGCCGCTGTCCCTGTTGTAAACATCGCCGGTTTGCAAGTCGGACTCCTCCTCTCTGGCGCAGTGCTCACCGAAACTGTTTTCGATTGGCCCGGCATGGGAACTTACATTGCCAGCGCCGTCCTCGGGGACAAAGACTACGTCGCCGTGCAAGCGGGCGCGATCGTGATCTGCATCCTGTTCGTCACCATGAACCTGTTACTCGATTTGGTTTTCGTTTGGCTCGATCCGCGCATCAGACTCGGCGAGTAACGTATTTTCACTCAGTACCACGCAGGGATCGGGAGTCTTTGGCGAATAGTGCTTTTGCTATTGAGTGGATCATTGCTCGCTAAAGACTACCGACCCCCAAGCCTACGCTATGTCTCACCCTCCACCACCACCCGACTCACCCGCCGCTCGCGCCTGGCAACGCTTTGCCCGCAGCCGCGCGGCTCTGTTTGGTGCGGGAGTCGTTACGCTGCTGATGGTTGTGGCACTGGCCGCCGATTGGATCTCGCCCTATGACCTGAATGCTACGAGCGAAGTCATTGCTGCGCCGCCATCGCTGCAACATCTGCTCGGAACCGATGCGCTGCGCAAAGATGTCCTCACGCGCGTTCTGCATGGTTCGCGACTGTCGCTCTTTGCCGGGCTCTCTTCGATCGCCCTGGCTTTAGGCATTGGCGCGCCATTGGGCGCTCTCG
Above is a window of Anatilimnocola aggregata DNA encoding:
- a CDS encoding type IV pilus modification PilV family protein, which codes for MPIPRKGSPRRGLSLPELLASMTILILIAGSLGSVATAVRSSNSYCSGQTQAAQHARVTLSRIERNLSTCTANEQFPGCRVFATTVSGSAFPDTLVVWKPLATAMAPTGLPRVNELLLYTYNPSAPNELLEIRDTTNTATAPAATSTTAWNTLVTQLKTSNTATRTVITTRLHTALPAVGQSTRGALRFLILAGPPDAQWTAYRAGTTAWDDLEWPLDRYGSTTGTRAIACQIELQVDASDGVTTSGHVLPFFGSGSYSFQVSR
- a CDS encoding type IV pilus modification PilV family protein; translated protein: MSALQLGSPGPRSHRLGWQRSGFSLVEALVALTITTLAGSVMLLAIESCLSSTGDAVDRMIADGMANQLLNEMALKRFMAVGDTPLSISGPSAYETSGSGRERYNDLDDYKNFSVKPAEGIWGEALGTGNDSGSLRNSNFRVPSSYFTNWRQKVEIYFVSATDHSVRLTGSSTSYYRAFEVTIEYVHVDGRVILLAKRRRVYAYLPPPS
- a CDS encoding ABC transporter substrate-binding protein, whose protein sequence is MLHRLALLLWLLPVLVLLTTSGCSRSAPSNETLIYAQASDPKTLDPANTDIAESVHVITNVFDTLVTYDDLRAELVPSLAERWNISDDGKTWTFTLRDDVIFHDGTQFDSAAVKTTFERLTAKEHPLLFDQARPYQSAYAMIEKIDTPDARTVVFQLKSPSAIFLTNLAMFPASIVSPTALKAKGKEFADAPVGTGPFRVVKWNRDQQLVLQSFDKHWRGAPAIKNLIIVPVKDNTTRIQRLMRGEVQLVDSLAPQDYDAVKKTPLVLLEQTGMNVSYLTMQMDKPPLNQLKVRQAIALAIDKPTLMKIGFDGHAEPAVSMVPPGMWGHDPSLVDHPFDVAKAKELMQEAAKEGNFTLPIQLNLSVMSQARPYLPQPTSMAGFLKDSLREIGIEVTVTGRDVNEHFAHLMAGRHELGLAGWSSDNSDPDNFLYQLLDPDNISENGNNLSRFRDPKFHELLLAGQVEMNLAKRLPLYHEAQAIALRELPVVPLAHTQLRAVHAPRLTGFNLHPTGLIRLGKAKLTSEQPETKPGASP
- a CDS encoding ABC transporter permease encodes the protein MIRYLGWRLLHAIVTVVVAVSLVFIAVRLLPGNPLLARFGQHPDLKQIEQLRAQYGWDQPIYIQLGQFFWQVLKTGDLGNSLARSHVSVNRELLQRIPATVELTMAACLIAFPLGITAGVAAAVWRNRWPDWLCTAGSLVGVSVPVFFLGICLRLIFSGLPTSQRLPADVFDFEPLTGLFLIDTLLRGRPELWLAAVQHLILPAMALATIPAAIIARITRAAMLDVLAADYLRTARAKGCSLWRSVWRHALPNAAVPVVNIAGLQVGLLLSGAVLTETVFDWPGMGTYIASAVLGDKDYVAVQAGAIVICILFVTMNLLLDLVFVWLDPRIRLGE